The DNA region CCGCATCCAGCTTGCCTTGCAGCAAGGAGAACAGGGTGGACTTGCCCGCGCCATTCTTGCCCACGACGCCGACCCGTTCGCCGGGGTTGATGACGAAGTCGGTATCTTCAAGCAGCACTTTGGTGCCGCGACGCAGCGTTAAACCAGTAGCGCGTATCACGAGGCCAGTTGCTCGCGTGTGAGCATCAGGATCTGGTCTTCCGCGTTGGCAGTGGTCAACCAGACGGGTTCCAGGTGGGGGAAGGCGGCAATGAAGTTGTCGTACTCATTACCGATCTCGAGCACCAGTATGCCGTCCGGCGCCATGTAGGCTGGGGCGTCGCGCATCAGCCTGCGCACCAGATCCATGCCATCGCTGCCGCCAGCCAGGGCCAGCGCCGGCTCATGCCGATACTCTGGCGGCAACCGGTCCATGGAATCGCTGTTCACATACGGTGGGTTGCACAATATGACCTGATACTCGCAGCGCGGTAACTGATCAAATAGGTCGCTGCGGTGGGTGGTGATGCGTCCGTCCAGCCCCGATAGCTCGATGTTCTGGTCGGCGACCTCAAGCGCTTCTTCGGATAGATCGACTGCATCGACCTGGGCGGACGGAAAGGCCAGAGCGGCCAATACTGCGAGGCACCCCGAACCCGTGCACAAGTCCAGGACGAGGTCGACGTCGTCGGCATCGCTGACCCAGGGGCTCAGGCCGTCGGCCAGCAACTCTGAGATCGGCGAGCGGGGCACGATGACGCGCTGGTCCACCACAAAGCGGTGGCCCTGTAGCCAGGCTTCGCCTGTCAGGTAGGCCACAGGTACTCTTTCGCTGACGCGGCGGTCCAGCAGTTTCAGGAAGCGCGCGCTCTCTTCGGGCAACACCCGTGCATCAAGAAAGGGCTCCAGGGTGTCCAGCGGCAGATCCAGCGTATGCAGTAACAGGTAGACGGCCTCGTCCCAGGCATTGTCGCTACCGTGACCAAAGGACAGGCGCGACGCATGGAACTGGCTTACCGCATAACGCAATAAATCGCGCAATGTATGTAGCTCGTGGTAAGCGCTGTCTTGCATAGTGGCTCCGGTCAGGTCCGCAGCGGCAGCAATAGCTCCAGCGTACGGCGATAAATGTTCTTGAGGGGCTCGAGGGTGTCGAGCCGTACGTGTTCGTTGATCTGGTGGATACTGGCGTTAATGGGGCCGAACTCGACCACCTGCGGGCAAATCCTGGCGATGAATCGCCCATCGGAGGTGCCTCCGGTGGTAGACAACTGCGCCGCAACGCCGGTTTCGGCAGCGATCGCTGCGGTCATCGCCGTGCTCAGTTCGCCCTTGGGTGTCAGGAAGGGTTCTCCGCCCAGAATCCACTCGACATCATAGTCCAGCCCGTGCGTGTTCAGGATGGTGTCGACGCGTTCTTGCAAGTTGCCGGGCGTGCTGGCGGTGGAGAATCGGAAGTTGAAGTCCAGCACCGCGGTGCCAGGGACCACATTGCTGGCCCCGGTGCCTGCATGCAAATTGGACACCTGGAAGGTGGTGGGCGGGAAGTACTCGTTGCCATCATCCCAATGCTGCGTGGTCAACTCGACCAGGGCGGGCGCCAGCAAATGGATGGGGTTGCGTGCCAACTGAGGGTAGGCCACATGGCCTTGCTTGCCCTTTACCGTCAGGCGGCCAGACAAGGATCCGCGTCGGCCGTTCTTCAAGGTGTCACCCAGGTGTTCCACAGACGTCGGCTCGCCCACGATGCAGTAGTCCATTGCCACATCGCGTTGCTGCAGTTCCTGGCATACCTTGACGGTACCGTTGACTGATGGCCCTTCCTCGTCCGAGGTAATAAGCAGTCCGATAGACCCATCATGGTTGGGCCGGTTGGCGATGAATTCCTCGGCAGCGACTACAAAGGCCGCGATCGACGTCTTCATGTCGGCGGCGCCGCGTCCATAAAGCTTGCCGTCCCGCTCCGTTGGAATGAAGGGGTCGCTGCCCCAGCGCTCCAGCGGGCCAGTCGGCACCACATCGGTATGGCCGGCAAACACAAGTAGCGGCGTAGCGGTGCCGCGCCGCGCCCAAAGATTAGTGACATCGCCGTAGACCAGCGTTTCGCAGATGAATCCTGCCGCCTCGAGTCGCTGGGCCAGCAACTGCTGGCAGCCCTCATCGAGGGGCGTAACGGACGGTCGCGCGATCAGGTCACGCGTCAGTTGCAGTACGTCGCCCGCTGCCATCAGGCCCTCAACAGCTCGTTGATGCTGGTTTTAGCCCGGGTTTGTGCATCGACGCGCTTCACAATCACGGCGCAAGCCAGGCTGTGCGTGCCGTCGGCCGACGGCAAGGAGCCGGGCACCACAACGGAGCCCGACGGCACACGGCCATAGCTGATCTGGCCGCTGGCGCGGTCGTAGATCTTTGTGCTTTGCGACAGGAACACACCCATGGCGAGTACCGAATTTTCTTCCACGATGACGCCCTCGACGACCTCCGAGCGCGCGCCGATAAAGCAGTTGTCTTCGATAATGGTGGGATTGGCCTGTAAGGGCTCCAGTACGCCGCCTATGCCTACACCGCCCGACAGATGCACGTTCTTGCCGATTTGTGCGCAGGACCCTACGGTGGCCCAGGTGTCTATCATGCTGTTCTCGTCGACATAGGCGCCCACGTTCACATAAGAAGGCATCAGCACAACATTGCGGCCGATAAATGCACCCTTACGCGCGACGGCGGGTGGCACCACGCGAAACCCGCCTTCGGAGAACGCGTCGGCATCGTAGTCGGAAAACTTGGTGTCGACCTTGTCGTAGAACTGGAGCGGGGCCTGTCCCGACACGCGGTTGTCCTGCAGCCGGAACGACAGCAAAACCGCCTTCTTGATCCACTGATGCACCACCCAGGCGCCGTCAACCTTCTCTGCCACGCGGATCTTGCCGCGATCCAGCGCGCGTAGCGTGCCGGCAACGGCCTCACGTATGTCGTCGTGAGCCGATTCAGGTGTCAGGTCGGCGCGCATCTCCCATGCGCTTTCTATGGTGGCTTGCAGTGTTGTTGTCATAGGCAGGATAGTGTGCCCGCACGGCTGCGCCGCACCCCAACCATTATGGAAGGACAAGGGCGCGTGGCATCAGGTCGGGGATTCATTTTTGGGCAGGGGCCGGTATTTGTGCAAGATTTGCACAAAATATAATGCTGGTGCGAACGGAGAGACTCGAACTCTCACACCTCTCGGCGCCAGAACCTAAATCTGGTGCGTCTACCAATTCCGCCACGTTCGCGCGTAAGCAAGCCGGCTATTATATCTTTTTTCGGATCGGACGCAATCGGCCTCGTGTACGGACCAGATGTATCCAGTTTGCAACACCCTTAGGCTCAGTAACGCTAACAAATGAAGTATTTTGTTGTAAATCTGCTTCGTTGTGTTAACTTACAGCCTTGGGTTTTTTATCGCCCAGCCAGATGTGGTCGTCGCCTGCAAAGGGCGCCTTTAAGTTCGTCGGAGCGTCGAGCTTAATGTTTGAACGTCGGTGTCAGCGTCTTCGTTGGCCAGCACATTCAACCTGCCATGTTGATATCACCTCCTAACTGAAGTCGTAGCCGGCGCGTCCTGCCCAGACGGACACGCGTGCCTGTTCTAGCTTCGTCGTCGTTTTTTAACGCAAGCGTTAAATCTGGAGATGCAAAATCATGAAAATCAAATGCTTAGCGATGTGCTGCGCGGCTATTGCCGGCCTGTCGGTGACTGTTCCCGTTCTGGCGCAGAGCACAGCGACTGGCTCTATGGAAGTGAAGATTGCCATTACTGCCAATTGTGCCGTCACAGGCACGAGCACTACCCTGGATTTCGGTAGCCAGGCATCCACGACAGCCGATGCGTCGAATACCGGCGGTTTCTCTGTTACATGTACCAACCTCACTCCATACAAAATAGGCCTCCAGTCAAACTCTTCCGGCGCCGGCACTGGCGGCACGGGCGTCATGAGCAGTACGGCGCCTGGTGTCTCACAGACCATTGGCTACCAGCTTTATCAAGATACCGCGCATACAATGGCTTGGGGCAATGCTACAAGCGGCACACTGAATGTCGTATCTTCAACTGGAACAGGCGCTACCCAGGCTTTTGCGGTCTACGGTAAGACCACCACGACACTGAACGTGCCAGCCGCCACTTACACAGACACAGTAGCCATTAACGTTTACTATTAGGCCTCCGATTGTTAAGGACAGTATCATGCTGACAGCAAACGTTTCCAAATGGGCAGCGGGTATTGTTCTAGCGATGCTAACCACGGTCCAGGGCGTTGCCCTGGCCGCCGGTTTGCAAATATCGCCGATCAGCATCACCATACCGACCGACAAACGGGCCGACGAGGTTTGGCTGCGCAACACCAGTACTGAAGTGGTTCATGCTCAAGTGCGCGTGTATCACTGGTCGCAAGCCGAGGGCGAAGATGTTCTCGTTCCCGATCAGCATATGGTTGCAAGCCCTCCGATGGTGCAGCTTCAGCCCGGGCAGCAGCAACTTGTTCGGCTGGTGCGCGTAGGACCCTTAAGCGGACCGGCCGTCAACGAGCGCACCTACCGAGTCCTTATCGACGAATTGCCCATCCAGCGAACCGCTGCCAAGGCAGGGTTGGACTTTGTCTTCCGCTATTCGGTGCCGGTTTTCATTGCCGGGACGGCGCCGGCCCAGCCGCAACTGGATTGGTCCGTTCAAGAAGCAGACGGGCAGGCTTGGCTACGCGTGGCGAACTCCGGAACCAGCCGCGCACAGTTAGCCAATATCGAATATACGCCGCATGGCGGGCAGACGGTAATGGCCATGAATGGGCTGGCTGGCTACGTGCTTGCAGGTCAATACCGCAGTCTTCCACTTGGCTTGCCGGCCAGCCTGTTTACAAAAGGCGGCGTTTTCTCCAGTCTTATTAATGCCGTCCAAGCCGAAACGCGCGTTGCGCCAATTATCAAGTCTCCTTAGTCACGGCGTTATCCTTGGGTTGCTCACAGGTGGTACGCTAATGAGTTCTACCCAACCAGCCCACTCTTCATCTGCTGACATCGGCGGCAGTTCGGCGCTGCCAAGTGAGGGCTCAAACGCCCCGGTGTTTCTATCCACCAGTGTTAATGGCAACGTTGATGAAGACTTGATTCTGTTCGTCGAGCGTGATGGGCAGTTATACCTGCCACGGGAAAGCGCCTTGCAACTGCAATTCAGCCGCGAGTATCTACAAGGGCTGTCCGAAGCCACACCGCTAAGCGACTATCCCGAGGTAGGCTACGACTATGATCGCAGCTTGCAAAGGATCAGTATTAGCGCACCATTTTCCATTTTGAGTTTAAGCACAACAGCGGTCGGAGGACGCAGTAGCGTACGCGCGGTCGCATCGGCCTCGCCGGGCTTGCTGCTCAACTACGATTTGTACTCCTCTTACACCAGCCAAGACGATATCGGCCTCAGCGGCTTCACCGAATTAAGGGCTTTCAACAACTTCGGCTTAGTTAGCAGCTCGCATCTGTTTCAGGGCACACGCGCAGGTAATGCGCGCCGATGGGAACGTACGACGGTGCGCATGGACACCGTGCTTGAGCATTCGTTACAAGACGAGCAGCTTACGTTTCGACTGGGCGACACGCTGACCAACGGTTTGCCCTGGAGCCGCAGGACCCGCATTGGCGGATTTCAAGTCTCGCGCAACTTTGCCTTGCAGCCCTATCAAACGACCGCGCCGCTGCCCGCCTATTTTGGTACGGCGGCACTCCCCTCGGCCGTCGAGCTTTACATCGATGGTATCCAGCAATACACAGGGCAGGTTCCCGCTGGCCCTTTCCAGTTGAGTGCCTTACCCACCATCAATGGCGCCGGGCAAGCTCAAGTGGTGCTAACTGATGCGCTGGGGCGACGAACCTCGGTCGACTTCCCCTTCTACAGCTCCAACAGGTTGCTGCGTGAAGGCTTAACGGATTGGTCGTTCGAGACTGGCTACGTTCGCGCCAATTACGGGTATCAGTCGTTTGACTATAGCCACGACCCTATGGCTTCGGCCACTATCCGCCACGGCTTTAGTAATTACTTCACGGCAGAGAGCCATGTGGAGGGCATAAAAGGCGTGGTCGCGGGCGGGGTCGGTGCTATCTTCAATATTGGAACTATAGGGACTGTTTCGGGTTCATGGGCGCAAAGCCTCGCACAAGGGCAGAAGGGTAAGCAGTTTACAGTCGGGTATGAGCTACAGCGCGGTCCCTTTGGCCTGGGCGCCAATGTTCAGCGAGGCAGTCGCCAGTATCGAGATGTAGCAAGCGGGTATGGCGGTGTGCCTGTGGTACGCAGCGATAGTGCTTATCTGGGCTTGGACACCGGTGGTTTTGGCAGCATTAGCGTAAATTACGCCCATCTTCAGCAGGCCGATCAGCCGCGTTATCGCTTTGGCGGCGTATCGTGGTCGCGCAGTTTTGACCGAGGACTCACTTTGAATATCAGCGCAAATCAAAATCTGGATGAACGTAGTGATCGCTCCGTCTACCTGAATCTGGTTTTCAATTGGGACAAGGGTGTATCGGCTTATAGCTCAGCCGTGCAATCCAAAGGTTCACGGACCTATTCGGCTGGTGCCAATCGCTCCGCTCGCAATCAAGATGAATGGAACTGGAACGTCCAGGCACAAAGTTCGGAAGCTCAACCCGCCAGCGCCAGCGGGCAAGCCAGCAGGCGGTTTCAGTACCTGGACTTCAATGCTGGCGCCAATAGCGCCGGGACAGATCAGAACGTTTACGCCGGGGCTTCAGGGTCTATTGTGGCGATGGACGGTGGCGTATTTGCGTCTCGAAAAGTCTACGATGGCTTTGCCGTCGTTTCGACCAGCGGTATTCCTGCAGTGCCGGTCAAGAGCCAGAACCAGTTGATAGGCAATACCAATAGCCGTGGGCAGTTGCTCGTACCGTCCTTGCAACCATATCAACACAACAAAATTTCAATCGATCCGACCAGCCTGCCCGTGGACATGCGCATAAAAGCCGTTAATTTGGATGTGGTGCCGCGTAATGCCTCGGGCGTCAGCGTCAAGTTCGCGATCGACCGCGTGCGTGCGGCCTCACTAATATTGCGCACGTCGGACGACCAGGCCGTCCCCATGGGAGCCCAGGTCTATTTAAACGACAGTACTGAACCGGCGGGCTGGGTCGGCTACGACGGCCGCGTTTATTTAGAGGATCTCGATATCGAGAATCGTCTCGCCGTGCATGACGCCGACACGAAGTGTACGGTTCAATTCTCGTATCGGGCCGAGCTCGATACCTTGCCGGAAATCGGCCCACTGGTGTGCGTCTAATGAAAAAAACCCCAGCTTTCTTCTTGCGTGCAGGCCTGTTCGCTTTCCTGCTATTGGCGGCCGCGGGGCCTGCTTCTGCGGCAGTGAAGAATTGCGGTGCTCACGCCGACAATTTGATCTTTGGCACCATTAATCTGCTGGCTGGCGGTGTCACTGACAGTAGCTCAACCATAAATTATTGGTGCAACGCCGACCCGGGAACGCGTGTATTGCTATGTATTGGCATGGAGCAAGACCCGCGCTCCGGCGTGTTCAGCCCTCGCACCATAACGCAAACCAATAGACCCGATGTTCATATGGAGTTCAATGTGTACTCGGACGCCGCTCGATCAATTATATGGGGCAGCTTGATGGCAGGCGGCGGCTACGAGCCCGTACCGATAATCATGAGCTTTGGTGCAGGCGAGTACCATCAAACAGGGTCCACCGCGCTATACGGTCGGATAAATTCGGCGGGCCAAGCGGGTCTGCCCGCGGGCTATTACAACACCAATACTTTCGGGGGTGGCCCGCTTTCCATCAGCTATAAGACACTAGCGACGAACGAAACTGCCGATTGCTCCACGGCGACCATAAAGCGACCGAAAGAATCCAGCTTCTACATCGAGGCGATCGTGCGAAGCGATTGTCGAATCGACTCGACAACAACGATGGACTTCGGCACAGTGTTCATGGAACTGAACGCAAATGTCGACAGCGTCGCCACTATAACTATTACTTGCAATGGTGGTCAGTCTGGCAATGGCTACCGGGTGTACCTTGGTAACGGCCTCTATGCTACGGGGAACCAACGCCGCATGCGAGGCACGCCCGGTTTCATTCGTTACGAGCTTTATCGTGATCCACAACGCAGTAGTCGGTGGGGAACCGACTGGAACGACGCGGTGACGGGAGTCGGGACTGGTCTTCCTCAATCGTTGACCGTCTACGGACGCGTGCCACCGCAGTCGCCGCCGGGCGCCGCCCGCTATTCGGATACGATCATCATTACCCTTAGCTATTAGCAGGACCCTTCAATGTTATTGTTTCGCGTGACGTCGCTCGTCGCTTCATTCTTAAGTGGCCTCGTGCTTGCAGCGTCGGCCAATGCGCAGGCCTTGTTCGATGTCCGTATTTCCATACGGTCTCAATGTAGTGCCCAGCAACCCTTGTTCGGGCCGCGGGCCAGGGGCGCGGCCACGGTTACCTGCCAGCCTGGCGCTACTCCGTACCAGTCGCATCTCATCAACATGGGCGATGATCGTTGGGAAGCCCTCGGGGCAGACGGCGACTTGCTGGTTGATGGAGAGCTGGATACTTCCACGCTCCGGCTATCCCGAAAAGAAATACTGTCGGCCCCTTTTCCCGATGCTTCAGCCCTTACGGCGAAGCTGATCTACGTCATTTTTTAGGCGTTCGCACAGGCCGGTCACGCCGTCAGTCAGTAAACGGACGCTTCGCCCTCAGGGCGTCTCTTGAACCTTCTGTGTACCCAGTAATACTGATCAGGCCTTTCGCGAATGCGGGCCTCAAGAAACTGATTCATGGCCAGCGCGTCGGCGCGGACGTCGCCGCTAGGAAAATTTTCCATCGCCGGCAAGATATGAAGCTTATAACCTTGATAGTCAGGCAGGACTTCCGAGACAAAGGGAACGACACGCGCACCACTTATTTGCGCCAGGCGCGACACCGCTGTCAGCGTGCATGCCTGTATGCCGAAGAAGGGCACGAACACCGAATCGCGCAGCCCAAAGTCCATATCGGCTGCCAGCATGATGGGCTTGCCTGATTTCAGCACCCGCAGGATATCCCGCGCACTGCCGTTACGAGGAATCATCACCGTGCCGAAACGTGAGCGCTGTTCTTTGGAAATGGTTTCGGTCACGTCGTCCGACATGGGTGTATAAAGCGACGCCACCGGATGTAAAATCGAATACACCATACAAGTGGCTTCGATGGCGGCAAAATGAAAGCCCAGGAAGATGGTCGGTTGTTCGTAGCTGTCTTGCAGGGGGATGGCACTATCTATTTGCATCAGGCCCTGCAAGGTCTTGGCGCTGCCATACCATTGGGTGCCGCGTTCCAGGTAGCTGCGTATTACGTGACGGAAGGTCGAGCGCGCCAGTTTTTCGCGTTCGGCGTCAGACTGTTCCGGAAAGCACAGCCTAAGGTTGGTTTGCAGGATGTGTTTGCGTTTGCCCGGTATAAGATAAAGCAGTGATCCCAATTGCTCGCCCAGGCGCGCGACCAGGCCATAAGGCAAGGCAGCAAGCGCGCGTAGCAGGCCTGATGTTAAAGTAGTTTGTGTGCGGTTTTTCATGAGTGAGGGTGCCCAAAGAGCACCCCGTCGGGGACAAGTCAATCAACTATGCTAGCACGTTACATTCCGTGACTTTTGCTTTTTCCTGTCTTCGAGGCGGCGCCTCGCTCAAGGATTGCTTTGCCACCGTATTACCGGCGTGGCATGGGCTTGCCGACTTTCCGGTAAAATGCCCTGTTCATTTGTTCAATCCCATTTATATATAGGTACCTAATGCAGCCCGAGGTTGAAATTTTGTCCGGCCTGGAGCGCCGAGTTGATCTGGTCGTTTCGATCGCCGACGTAGAAAAAGAAGTCCAGGCGCAACTCAAACGCGTTGCTCGCACTGCCAAGGTTCAGGGTTTTCGCCCGGGTAAAGCGCCGCTTTCCCTGATCGAGCGTAGCCACGGCCAAGGTATCCGTTATGACGTCATAAATTCCGAAGTGGGGCGGTCACTGGACGAAGCCATTGGTGAGACCAAGCTGCGCGTTGCTGGTACGCCCACGCTCGAGCCCAAGGTCGAAGGGGTTGAGGAAGGCTTCCTGGCCTTTACCGCCACATTCGAGGTCTATCCAGAGGTTCAGGTCCCTGATCTGGCCAGCCTTAAAGTCACCCGTGCCAATGTCCAGGTCGGCGACGCTGAAGTTCAGCGCACCATCGACATTTTGCGCAAGCAACGGGCCGAGTACGAAGCGCGCGAAGGCCGCGAAGCCCAGGACGACGATCGCGTCACGCTGGATTTTGTCGGCACGATAGACGGTGTCGCTTTCGATGGTGGCACGGCCGAGAAATTCCCCTTCGTTTTGGGTCAGGGCCGCATGCTGCCCGAGTTCGAGACAGCGGTGCGCGGCATGAAGGCCGGCGAATCCAAAACCTTCCCGCTTAGCTTCCCTGAAGACTATGGCAGCAAGGAAGTCGCTGGCAAAACCGCCGAGTTCAAGATCACCGTGACAGAAGTGGCCGAGCCTGTACTGCCGGTCGTGGACGCCGAGTTCGCCAAGTCGCTGGGCCAGGCCGAGGGCGATGTCGACAAACTATTGGCCGATGTTCGCAGCAACATCGAGCGCGAGGTCAAGGCGCGTGCCCAGGCTCGCACCAAAAGCAGCATCATGGATGCGCTGACTGCAGCATGCACTTTCGACGTGCCCAAGGCGCTGGTCGAGAACGAAGCGCAAGCCCGTGTAACGGCTGCCCGCGAAGAACTCAAGCAGCGTGGCGTTCCCAACGCCGAGGCCATGCCTATTCCGGCTGAAGCCTTCACCGAGGAAGCAGAGCGCCGCGTACGCCTGGGCCTGCTGGTATCCGAACTGGTGCAAACTGCCGATCTTCAAGCCAAGCCCGAACAGGTGCGCACGCGCATCGAAGAGTTCGCTCAGAACTACGAGCAGCCCGCACAGGTCGTGGCGTATTACCTTTCCGATCGCCAGCGCCGTGCCGAGATCGAAGCCATTGTGCTCGAAGACAATGTCGTCGATCACGTATTGGCCAAGGCACAAGTAACCGACGAAGATGTAGCATTCGACGAACTCATGGGGACCAACTAATGTCACGTTTTACCGATTTTTACGCCTCAATGTATGGTGGTGACTCGGTGACCCCAACGGGGCTGGGCTACGTGCCCATCGTGATAGAGCAGTCCGGCCGCGGCGAGCGGTCCTACGATATTTACTCGCGCTTGTTGCGCGAACGGGTTATTTTCTTTGTCGGTCCGGTCAACGACCATTCGGCCAATCTGGTCGTGGCGCAATTGCTGTTTCTCGAATCCGAGAATCCCGACAAAGACATTTCTCTGTATATCAATTCGCCCGGTGGCTCGGTGTATGCGGGCATGGCAATTTACGACACCATGCAGTTCGTCAAGCCCGAGGTATCCACCCTGTGCACCGGCATTGCCGCCAGCATGGGTGCTTTCCTGCTTGCGGCAGGCGCCAAGGGCAAGCGTTACACCTTGCCCAATTCGCGCATCATGATCCATCAGCCTTCTGGCGGTGCGCAGGGTCAGGCGTCCGATATCCAGATCCAGGCCAAGGAAATCCTCAGCTTGCGCGAGCGCCTGAACGAAATCCTGGCCCGCAACACCGGGCAGTCCGTAGAACGCATTGCGGAAGACACCGAGCGTGATAATTTCATGTCGGCGGAAGATGCGGTATCGTATGGCTTAGTAGACAAAGTACTGGTCTCTCGTACAGACGAGGCTTAAGGCCAGCCGGTCGGCAGGCGCCACACGGCTCCTGCCGGTTATTGCTCGACAGGCCGGCATCTTGCCCTGTCGATTGAACTGAACGAAGAGTTTTATGCCCGAAAAAAAAGGATCGGCGGACGATAAGGTGCTGCATTGCTCGTTTTGTAATAAGAGCCAGCACGAAGTCCGCAAGCTAATCGCCGGACCATCGGTGTTCATTTGCGACGAATGCATCGATCTTTGCAACGACATCATTGTCGAAGAAAGCCAGGAAGCGGCGCGCGATGCCATTCGCAACGAGCTTCCCACGCCGCACGAAATCAAAAGCTTTCTCGATGGCTACGTCATCGGGCAAGATATACCTAAGCGCAATCTGGCTGTGGCGGTTTATAACCACTACAAGCGCATACGCTATGGTGAA from Pollutimonas thiosulfatoxidans includes:
- the prmB gene encoding 50S ribosomal protein L3 N(5)-glutamine methyltransferase yields the protein MQDSAYHELHTLRDLLRYAVSQFHASRLSFGHGSDNAWDEAVYLLLHTLDLPLDTLEPFLDARVLPEESARFLKLLDRRVSERVPVAYLTGEAWLQGHRFVVDQRVIVPRSPISELLADGLSPWVSDADDVDLVLDLCTGSGCLAVLAALAFPSAQVDAVDLSEEALEVADQNIELSGLDGRITTHRSDLFDQLPRCEYQVILCNPPYVNSDSMDRLPPEYRHEPALALAGGSDGMDLVRRLMRDAPAYMAPDGILVLEIGNEYDNFIAAFPHLEPVWLTTANAEDQILMLTREQLAS
- the dapE gene encoding succinyl-diaminopimelate desuccinylase encodes the protein MAAGDVLQLTRDLIARPSVTPLDEGCQQLLAQRLEAAGFICETLVYGDVTNLWARRGTATPLLVFAGHTDVVPTGPLERWGSDPFIPTERDGKLYGRGAADMKTSIAAFVVAAEEFIANRPNHDGSIGLLITSDEEGPSVNGTVKVCQELQQRDVAMDYCIVGEPTSVEHLGDTLKNGRRGSLSGRLTVKGKQGHVAYPQLARNPIHLLAPALVELTTQHWDDGNEYFPPTTFQVSNLHAGTGASNVVPGTAVLDFNFRFSTASTPGNLQERVDTILNTHGLDYDVEWILGGEPFLTPKGELSTAMTAAIAAETGVAAQLSTTGGTSDGRFIARICPQVVEFGPINASIHQINEHVRLDTLEPLKNIYRRTLELLLPLRT
- the dapD gene encoding 2,3,4,5-tetrahydropyridine-2,6-dicarboxylate N-succinyltransferase produces the protein MTTTLQATIESAWEMRADLTPESAHDDIREAVAGTLRALDRGKIRVAEKVDGAWVVHQWIKKAVLLSFRLQDNRVSGQAPLQFYDKVDTKFSDYDADAFSEGGFRVVPPAVARKGAFIGRNVVLMPSYVNVGAYVDENSMIDTWATVGSCAQIGKNVHLSGGVGIGGVLEPLQANPTIIEDNCFIGARSEVVEGVIVEENSVLAMGVFLSQSTKIYDRASGQISYGRVPSGSVVVPGSLPSADGTHSLACAVIVKRVDAQTRAKTSINELLRA
- a CDS encoding Csu type fimbrial protein, which translates into the protein MKIKCLAMCCAAIAGLSVTVPVLAQSTATGSMEVKIAITANCAVTGTSTTLDFGSQASTTADASNTGGFSVTCTNLTPYKIGLQSNSSGAGTGGTGVMSSTAPGVSQTIGYQLYQDTAHTMAWGNATSGTLNVVSSTGTGATQAFAVYGKTTTTLNVPAATYTDTVAINVYY
- a CDS encoding fimbrial biogenesis chaperone, translated to MLTANVSKWAAGIVLAMLTTVQGVALAAGLQISPISITIPTDKRADEVWLRNTSTEVVHAQVRVYHWSQAEGEDVLVPDQHMVASPPMVQLQPGQQQLVRLVRVGPLSGPAVNERTYRVLIDELPIQRTAAKAGLDFVFRYSVPVFIAGTAPAQPQLDWSVQEADGQAWLRVANSGTSRAQLANIEYTPHGGQTVMAMNGLAGYVLAGQYRSLPLGLPASLFTKGGVFSSLINAVQAETRVAPIIKSP
- a CDS encoding fimbria/pilus outer membrane usher protein; translated protein: MPSKPKRALRQLSSLLSHGVILGLLTGGTLMSSTQPAHSSSADIGGSSALPSEGSNAPVFLSTSVNGNVDEDLILFVERDGQLYLPRESALQLQFSREYLQGLSEATPLSDYPEVGYDYDRSLQRISISAPFSILSLSTTAVGGRSSVRAVASASPGLLLNYDLYSSYTSQDDIGLSGFTELRAFNNFGLVSSSHLFQGTRAGNARRWERTTVRMDTVLEHSLQDEQLTFRLGDTLTNGLPWSRRTRIGGFQVSRNFALQPYQTTAPLPAYFGTAALPSAVELYIDGIQQYTGQVPAGPFQLSALPTINGAGQAQVVLTDALGRRTSVDFPFYSSNRLLREGLTDWSFETGYVRANYGYQSFDYSHDPMASATIRHGFSNYFTAESHVEGIKGVVAGGVGAIFNIGTIGTVSGSWAQSLAQGQKGKQFTVGYELQRGPFGLGANVQRGSRQYRDVASGYGGVPVVRSDSAYLGLDTGGFGSISVNYAHLQQADQPRYRFGGVSWSRSFDRGLTLNISANQNLDERSDRSVYLNLVFNWDKGVSAYSSAVQSKGSRTYSAGANRSARNQDEWNWNVQAQSSEAQPASASGQASRRFQYLDFNAGANSAGTDQNVYAGASGSIVAMDGGVFASRKVYDGFAVVSTSGIPAVPVKSQNQLIGNTNSRGQLLVPSLQPYQHNKISIDPTSLPVDMRIKAVNLDVVPRNASGVSVKFAIDRVRAASLILRTSDDQAVPMGAQVYLNDSTEPAGWVGYDGRVYLEDLDIENRLAVHDADTKCTVQFSYRAELDTLPEIGPLVCV
- a CDS encoding Csu type fimbrial protein; this encodes MKKTPAFFLRAGLFAFLLLAAAGPASAAVKNCGAHADNLIFGTINLLAGGVTDSSSTINYWCNADPGTRVLLCIGMEQDPRSGVFSPRTITQTNRPDVHMEFNVYSDAARSIIWGSLMAGGGYEPVPIIMSFGAGEYHQTGSTALYGRINSAGQAGLPAGYYNTNTFGGGPLSISYKTLATNETADCSTATIKRPKESSFYIEAIVRSDCRIDSTTTMDFGTVFMELNANVDSVATITITCNGGQSGNGYRVYLGNGLYATGNQRRMRGTPGFIRYELYRDPQRSSRWGTDWNDAVTGVGTGLPQSLTVYGRVPPQSPPGAARYSDTIIITLSY
- a CDS encoding lipid A biosynthesis lauroyl acyltransferase codes for the protein MKNRTQTTLTSGLLRALAALPYGLVARLGEQLGSLLYLIPGKRKHILQTNLRLCFPEQSDAEREKLARSTFRHVIRSYLERGTQWYGSAKTLQGLMQIDSAIPLQDSYEQPTIFLGFHFAAIEATCMVYSILHPVASLYTPMSDDVTETISKEQRSRFGTVMIPRNGSARDILRVLKSGKPIMLAADMDFGLRDSVFVPFFGIQACTLTAVSRLAQISGARVVPFVSEVLPDYQGYKLHILPAMENFPSGDVRADALAMNQFLEARIRERPDQYYWVHRRFKRRPEGEASVY
- the tig gene encoding trigger factor produces the protein MQPEVEILSGLERRVDLVVSIADVEKEVQAQLKRVARTAKVQGFRPGKAPLSLIERSHGQGIRYDVINSEVGRSLDEAIGETKLRVAGTPTLEPKVEGVEEGFLAFTATFEVYPEVQVPDLASLKVTRANVQVGDAEVQRTIDILRKQRAEYEAREGREAQDDDRVTLDFVGTIDGVAFDGGTAEKFPFVLGQGRMLPEFETAVRGMKAGESKTFPLSFPEDYGSKEVAGKTAEFKITVTEVAEPVLPVVDAEFAKSLGQAEGDVDKLLADVRSNIEREVKARAQARTKSSIMDALTAACTFDVPKALVENEAQARVTAAREELKQRGVPNAEAMPIPAEAFTEEAERRVRLGLLVSELVQTADLQAKPEQVRTRIEEFAQNYEQPAQVVAYYLSDRQRRAEIEAIVLEDNVVDHVLAKAQVTDEDVAFDELMGTN